A window of Seriola aureovittata isolate HTS-2021-v1 ecotype China chromosome 17, ASM2101889v1, whole genome shotgun sequence genomic DNA:
CATCCCCTGCTGATGGCTTATGTAATGCCATGCAATGTGATGACTGACCTGGCCCCACggttgtttttcctctgtctcggtgtgtgtgtttgtgcatgtgtgactgtgtgcgcAGAGGTAAAGCACACTATGTTCTTACATAGCCCAGGGCACGGAGAGGAAGTGCAGCTGTGGAGGATGGCTTGAGGGGTGCTACACTTCAAACGCTGTCTGAATTTGAGATTTGATCTCTAATCAATGCATGGTTAGAATGGCCAAACAGTTTGCTCAATCCAAAATGGGGGAACGGTGTAgcatttgctgtgtttacatcatTTTTCCACATTGCTATCTTCAAGCTGCCTGACCACAGTCTGAGTCTTGTGACATTTATTCATCATAAAacaatgatgttgtttttttttttttcagattagATTCCTCTGGTATGTTTGGTTGTAGATGTATTTTATTAATCCACTCCAAAGCCAGCGTattcagcagctacagcagatTGAATGCTATTCCTCCCTGAGTGTTTCCCTCCCCTTTAAGGGACTCTAGCATTTCTCTGTCCTTAGCACTGGCCATGAGAATGATTGGTTCCTCCTCACACGCCCCCCTCCATCACCTTGGCAACATTGATTCTCAGTCCAATTACTGGGAAGAAACAGGATCGCTAGTGAGGCGCTGCTCTTATGAGAATTTTAGATCATTATGACAGGGGAGTGACTGTCCATTCTTCAGTGTCTACTCTAGCTACATACAAGCTACACATACATGCCCACTCATGCCCCACCCTccacctaaacctaaccaatcCCAATGCATGCACTCCTGACTTGTCACTGAGGCTATTCATTCTGCTACCATCAACTGAATGAGGAAAATATGAACATTTGACTGCACATTCCTGAGGGGAAATTTTCCAAACCTGTGACCACCTCCAGGAAGAAAATACCAAGACAATTAAATTAGGAGACGCCCCAGAAGAGCCACAGTTACCAGGCATTTTACCCATAAATTCAGCTGGGAACCATTTATCTTGCTCCAAATTAAAAGATTACACTCCTCTGGTAGGTTTGTATCATATTTCACTGCACAGAACCAGAAATAGCCAGCTCAGCACCCACTCCACAGTCCAGACTGAGAACTGTTCCCAGAGCTGTTTTCCAAATATCTAAACACTAAAGcgatctctgtttctctttgtagtGCATCTTAAAGAGGAGCAGAACAGTATCTGTAACAGTTCAAGCATTattcatgaaaaaaactgtCACGTCACATTAGTGTACTTTACCTATATCAGTCTTAAATCGCCTGTGATTGTGTATTAATACAAATTTTCACAAAGGATCCTATGTGATGGGAAAAGCATCTGTTCTAAATATAACATAGTACTCTTCACTTACTTGCTACGGTGCTTTACCTTAATAAAGTGTCAGGTTGAGGTACTGTCACAATTATGTCTTATTTCTTCTCACAAGGACAGCATACCTCCTGTAAAGTAAGTAACCTATTTGACTTTCAATTGGAAGCCACTTTCAGTGTCACATTCTGaatgaggagcagcagagatTAGATACACAGAATGAGAAGTGAAGAGAGTCACAGGAAGATAGAGAAGGGTTGAATAATTATACAAAGAAGGATCAGAGATCAGTGAGAGTGGGCAGTTTGGGGAGGAGAGATAGCGCCTGAAACTTGAGAGCCACTGGGCTCACCATCATTTGTATGCCAAGCACACTGCGTCCAGCTCAGGGACTCTCTCAGTCCTGTTTACACTTGCACACGGTTATTTATTCTGCTCTAATTCAAGCCCTCACAAAGGGTTGTCTGCACAGCCATGACTTCCTGCTCGTTGGTCCTGTagcactgcagcagcacctGGGCTCTCCTTTGCCAAGGATCACCCCGCAATCCAGAGGATGATTAAACACTGCATCCGAGCGAGCGCAAAGTACCGCAACCTCAAACAGCAGAGCCATGCACCTCTTGCCAGCGGGTCACCTCTGTCATGTTGTAGGCAGTCACCATGCACACATCCTGGTCAtagaaaacacatacagtacacacatgcacacactcagctgcagtgatgtacaTAGAGGACTATGCAGATTCACTGCAGACACAACTTTTAACCCTCTTATCACCAAGCCAGAAGGGACtgactgaatataaaacatCCATAACTGAGCGAATCCTTACAGGTTTAAGCTCAATgttggatgatgatgatgatgttatggcgatgatgctgctgctgctagtgACTAAGGCAATTATATAGGCTATACAGTGTTATAGCAccaagaaacagagacacacgGCATCAGATACTGAGGAGAGCACTCAGCCTGatcatgaaaaaacatcaaaataagaAGCAGATCTGGAGCAAATGACCAAACGCCCTCATTCAAGTCATCAGTTTCACCCTTACCTGTATCAAAGTGAGAGCTGAAGGCAAAACTGGGGTTGAAAAATGCCGAAGACATGACAATCACATGTAGGGCAAAGACCATCCTCCTCGTTGCGTTGCAGAAGACAGCAAAAGCctaaacacaaaatgaaaggtCAAGAATAAATTCTCGACTCAGGTGCATTTAAAATGTAGGTAAACTGTAGCAGAAGCTGTAATGCGCAGCATTTTATTCCATCACACCTCACAGAGAGCCCCCCCAAGAAAATCCCGCTCCACCTTCAGCTCGAACAGATttggagacagatgttgacaGTCATTTCCATTTTACCACATCTGTTGGTCGACTTGTTTGACAACAATATCCCGGCTCGCGCCTCCTTTTCGTGACTGCTATTACGGACAGGTTTAGTGGACCTACTAGGTCACCCGGTGAAACGCTTATCCGTTATTTACACCGATTTTATACACTGTCAAATCTTGACTGCTCCAAACATTTGGTGACATCCCATTTGCTttcctttcagaataaagctCTGTGTGCTCCTCGCCCCGCACTACATGTAACATGCCGATCACTGGCAGGGCAGATGAttcgttttaaaaaaaaaaaagatgcgtCGGTCAGCGATGCGCATTTGCGTTACAGCTTAGGTACAGAAAGACTGCGCGACATTTTGCACCACTGTCAAGCGAGATTTAGTGTGAAAGCACTTCCGTTTGCAGCCTTCAAAGTAAAAACTCATTTACGTATCAGAGGACAATTTTGAAGACAATCTCAGCTTGATTTCCGTTGTGCTCCGgatttttttgtcacacttgACAGCCATTTCTAGAGGAATCTTGCGAATGCTCGTGCGCGCGCGCGCTCGCGTGGTGTGGGGTGGttgaaactgaaatgttttgggACCACAGGCATTTCCTCATCAACCTTACCTCCTATCCTCACTCTGGAGAACTGGGCAGTGGAGACGatgttttgtgccatttttgcTGTGTCCATGAGTCACAAGCAAAGCCAAAAattacattcacacagacacgtAGACATATGCCCGTTGGCTGCTGTGTAGCAAATTAGCTAATGGTCAGGTGACCAGCAGAGGCGGGAAAAGTGAACAGGGCGACTAGTGGACAGGTGACGAatgacagagacactgagctgGAGGAGGCAAGCAGCACCGACGTCACCATGACGAAAGGCACTAGTTTAGCCACATTGTGAGTAACTGCAAAACGTGTAAGTACCCCCGTAATATTGCATATTAACTGAAATGTCAGACTCACACGTGATAATCAGTGTGGATAATATTGCAATCCACAGTCACTTACTGTATATGCGCACCTTTTAAAATGATCTAGAATTTGGAAGCTTCAATGTGCCTGTTTGTTGCTTTCCACTGTGGCCATAACTGAATCATATTGGCTCTATGAGTTGCtgaactttttattttgctggGCTGAGTATTCTGATGATTTGTGCAAACTGTTTTGTTAATCATATTAATCATTCAAACTGACTCCAAATGCACAGGGCCCAGATCTGCTGGACAGAATCTTTAAAGAGAGGAAGTTAAAATATGCGTTGCTCCAAATCCCTCCTTGCCCATCTCTGTTTGTCTCCTATCTTATCCCCTCActcatgtctctctgtttctgtccctcacacacacacatacacacatacacacacacacacacacacacacacacacacacacacacacacacacacacacacacacacacacacacacacatacacacacacacactgatgtttactACTTGCCCTCTGCTGGTTGTTAGCAGTAAAGCAGACAGATTAATCTCAGTAAACTACCACCGCATTATCGcaagaaacaaagtaaaaattaaCATTCCCTTAATACCATAgacatttattaaattacattctgctttttttctatttcactaTGTAAAAtcttttatgttttctatttgttttgtGGATTCATTTGAGAAGTAACTTAATGAAATGACTGCATAGTCTTTAATTTGTCCTTTCCACATATTTCTTTCAAGCAATGAAGCATCTGTTTTTTGACTCCATGTGGTTTATCTGCTCAACCTGATGACatgaagaaataagaaaatgtcCAATACACAGTGCAGTTCTGTTAAATGCACACTAGAGAGCAGCACTGGATTACTATTAGAAAGACACAGAAGACACTTGTACTAATTGAAGTAGTTTAAGcacacagtctctctcacacacatacacacacacacacacacacacacaaccctagATTTCGTCAGATGAGGGCTCATTTTTTTGTGCCTCTCTCTACTCTGCAGGATGCACCTGCAGGCCTCCTGTCTTTATTTAGCttcatgtaaattaaaaatttaaGTGTCAGCTCTCTGTGGTGGAAACACACGGATGCTTCACTTATTAGCATTTGGTGAATAGTAGCTTATTCAGCCCGCACGTGTATGTTGttgtacatatatacatgctTATACGTGCTTATATCCTAGAATAGACGTCTTATCATTTTAGTTTGTGAACTTCTACTGAACTAAGTTAATATAAAGAATAATTAGGAACTTGGACAAATCATTTATGAATAAAGACAACAAATAGCACTTGTTAACAAACTATATTTAACCAAAGGTGTCAGGGAACCGaaattggaaaagaaaaaaaagttcttgtAGTAACCTtttgcattacattttaatacTAATTTCTAAACATTATCAATTTaaaaattgtttaatttaaattttggTAGTTTTACACTTCATCTCAACATTCACATAGTCCTGTATGTGCAGAAATATCATACAAACATATTGAAATGGTGACTGAatcaaaaaagaagaagaaaaatacttCATACAATTTCAgaatttattgatttaatatTTGTAACTTACATTTAGATATATAACCAACATTTGAGGGTAACATAGGTTTTAACcgcagctcctcctcctgtcagtcACTCTCAGTTTCAGTGTAGTATTAAATTGCTCCTccagcacctcctctcctcatcctccaaaCCCTCTCATCTGTCAGCAGTAAGCTCACTCTCCAAGTTACAAGGCCATTCTcagcacacactgacaacatgcTGGGGACCCTCTGCACTCTCATCACTGCTCTAACATGTAAGGAGGCTGACTTACTGCAGCTCTGACCTCATGTTGGAttcatcagtctgtgtgtttctcttgaCTCCATGTCGTCTTGTTGTTTCCAGGTGTGAGTGGTGTGACGGTGGTGACACAGAAGCCTCCTGTTGTGACGCTCAGGAAAGGAGAGACAGCCACCATGGACTGTAACCTGGGGACTGTTACTGATAAATCAGCTCATTGGTTTAAACAGATTCCAGGAGGAGTTCCTCATTATGTACTAAATTTTCATCACAGCTGGAGTTCTCCAAAATATGGCACTGGTTACTCTTCTCCCAGATTCACATCCACTCATCAGTCAGAAACAGATTATCGTTTGATCATCAACAATGTGATGGAAGACGACTCAGCAGTCTATTACTGTCATCTATGGGACGACTCTGCTAAGGAGAACGTATCACAGTGATTTACACTGTGACAAAAACCTCCTCACTTAACACTTCTGCTTTTTGAGACACTGACACATCTGAACTGAATGTGAAGTCATGAACCAAAGCTCATAGCTAATAAAACAAAGCTAATAAAACAAGTATGCAGGTTTTCCTCCCAAATCTTCTTGATGGTTTTTCACTACTTCTTATAGTCAAAGTGAAAACTATAATTACTTTAGTCTTTCATCAGGAAAAGGCCCTGAAGCCAACTGCTACACATTTATTACAGAATCACAGTTAGAACctgacaacagcaacagctgaTACAAAGATACTtgacttgtttatttttagtcAGTCAGTCCAATTTGGattaatatgaaacatttttttcttggtgAGACAAATATtcagaagatgaaaataaaggtAAAGTTAAACCGTGCGTAGAAAGTTGTTTAGTGCACATATTGACATGGTGAGAACTTCATTAACACAAATCTAAAAAACTGGTAATATATTTATCCTGCAGTTTATGAGTTCATATAGAAAGGTTAACAGAAATGAATCTCGCATCACTGTTGGAGTAGATCATAGTATGATCAAAAATATCAATAGTATTCCAAACACAATAGGAGGACACTTGGATTTGGAttcatcagtctgtgtgtttctcttgaCTCCATGTCATCTTGTTGTTTCCAGGTGTGAGTGGTGTGACGGTGGTGACACAGAAGCCTCCTGTTGTGACACTGAGGAAAGGAGAGACAGCCACCATGGACTGTAACCTGGGGACTGTTACTAACAGTGCTGCTCGCTGGTACAAACAGTCTCCAGGAGGAGTTCCTCAgtttgtattatattttcacCATACACACAGTGCTCCAAACTACGGCTCTGGTTTCTCCTCCCCCAAATTCACATCTAATCGTCAGTCAACATCAGATTATCGTTTGATCAACAATGTGGAGGAGGGAGACTCAGTAGTCTATTACTGTAGCGCATGGGACAGCTCTGTTAACGAAAGGGCATCACAGTGATTTACACTGAGAAAAACCTCCTCACTGAACACTTCTGCTTTTCACCTACTGACACATGTTGACTGTTAGTGAAGGCATCATGgggatgttttttgtcataccTGGGTATgtgcatgaaaaaatataattttcaaatgtttaattattttgcTGGATTTTTACCTCAATCCTCAGAGCTATGCATGTgtatttgcttaaaaaaatagtaaatgtaaaatactaaaacaaaaGTCCTGTTCtattaaagctttttaaaaatcattgttCACAAGATTCAATGTCACCTTTTGCACATGTGTTCTAacaaggctgtgtgtgtaaCAGGCGAGTGTAGGAGCCAAATGTGGCACACAGTACAACAAAACCAGTTTGTAGAGACCTTTATTTCAACCAAGGCAGAAactggaggggaaaaaaactgttaGAAATCTTCCTGGTAGACCTGGAGACTCAGGCTGAATGAGCCAGAACAGGATCATGCAGACTAAGTCCAAAGTCACAAAAGCAGTTCTCAATGTTGGAACAGAAGGCTGAAGTGTTTTCCAAGGTTCAGACAAAAAGGGCAAGTCTGGGACAAACGGGGAATCAGTCCAAGAAATGCTAGAGAGTCTTGCATGGAGAAAAgcaaagaacaatctggcaaacAACAATTGGGAGTCTGGGGTTTGTATACCGGGTGAGTGTAATCAGGAGCAGCTGTGTGACCAGGTGAACGGAGTTGGCTTGATGAGGTGGGCGTGGCTAATGCAGGGAGGTGAAGGAGAACAGGGTGAAAGGACATTTACTGACTGGGAGCTGTATGAAAGGGAATACTGAAATGAGGCAGGTGACCCGAGATGCAGAATCATGACAATGTGAGGCACTTTTTCAGAAAATTATTCTTTCTTGCCACCTTGCCTTACAGACCAACTGTATGTAAAGCTTGTGAGATTGTTGTCACATGCACAGACCGACCAGTCCCAGCCATAAAGACGTGTCACTCCTTCAATGTTGCTGCTGTCCTCTTGGTGGCTTCTCTGGTAAATGTCCTCCTGGATCAGACATCCAATTTCCATCGACAGGCCTGATCTAGGCAAAGTGTTAGTGGTGCCATTGGCTTTCCACTTCTTCATGATGGTCTGAACGGAACAAAGAGAACCAAACCTTTACAACTTTATCTCAGAAGTCTTTTGAAAGCACTTCCCAACCCATGGGGAATTCTTTACTGTACCATACTCTACTAATAGTGGACTCTTCAAGAAAAAGCTGGTTTTATTCTGATCGAGACTAATTGATGTCAGGTTGATCAATTAGTGTGGTGTTTGATTTGGAAGTTGATTGGATGCACCTGAGTAAGTTTATAATGACAAACTCTAAGGGACTGACCACTTTACCAAACCAGGAATTTTACAAGTTAATTTTTCATGCATTGTccagaatttctttttttttttttaaatgttattttcactttgatcATAAGGGTTATAATCTATACATGCGGCACAAAGAAGTTACAAAGGTCAAGATTTTCAGTGTATGAACACGAACACAGTTGAGTGTctaagctcctcctcctcctccacttctcctctcctcattgTCTTTATAAGCTTCagtctctcttctcctcactCCAACCCTGCTCACCTCTCAGCTGGACAGTAAGGGACGTTTAcaccacacactgacaacatgcTGGGGACGCTCTGCACTCTCATCACTGCTCTAACATGTAAGGAGGCTGACTTACTGCAGCTCTGACCTCATGTTGGAttcatcagtctgtgtgtttctcttgaCTCCATGTCGTCTTGTTGTTTCCAGGTGTGAGTGGTGTGACGGTGGTGACACAGAAGCCTCCTGTTGTGACGCTGAAGAAAGGAGAGATAGCCACCATGGACTGTAACCTGGGGACTGTTACTCTCAGTCCTGCCCGCTGGTATAAACAGATTCCAGGAGGAGTTCCTCAGTTTGTGCTGGCGTACTATCATAGCTGGTGGTTTGTGAATCACGGTGCTGGTTTCttctctccaaaacacactTCTTATTATGAGAATGAATCAAGTTATCGTATGATCATCACCAATGTGGGGGAGGGAGACTCAGCAGTCTATTACTGTAAAACATGGGATGGCTCTGTTAATGAATGGGTATCACAGTGATTCACACTGTGACAAAAACCTCTCGCTGAACACTTCTGCTTTTTGAGGTTCTGACATATTTTTACTATGTGAATATGTTCATATCAGTCATTTACCCTATGACAAAAACCTCCACACTCAGTGCAGTCACTTCTGCTTTTTAACCCcatcaaataaatgcagaatCATCTATAAGATTTTCACCTTAATATTAATATGATATTATGGATGAATCTTTAATATAATTCAATACATACATTTCAATCCAAAgcagtgttttgtaaaataaacagactGATGAAGGGAATGAGATGTTGACAGTGAAAGTTGGTCTCAACAGCATGTTTCAGTTCCACTCCCCTCATCAGTGAGAGTCAGGAGGTTTTTGTACGGCCATTTGTACAAACTGAATCACTGTGGTATTCGGACGAGGCACCAAGCTGATTGTGGCAGGTAAGTACTTTTCAACTGATCATTAAACAAGacacattttatgtttctgtttcaaatctttattattttgtttcttattCAGAATTCCTAGAAAATAATTGAGTTATTTGTCAATAattctttgaaaaataattaccaAGTTGTTCAGTGGATAAATGATCTTAGTTGTTTCCCCCTCagtacatattttttatatataccggtcatttcaaacaaatttttttttttcagagattTTCTCTTTCTATTGAAGTTATATTCTCATTGGTTTTTGTCTGAACAGTGTCCAACTATAAAGCTGTTTACATATAGTATTATTTTGAACTGTCATGCTTAAtcttaaaattatatatttttcttaaacttaaatttttacaaaatataatgCTTTGCTAAATATCAACCAATAGTATTTGATTAAACTTCTTTCATGTTTTGTAGTACTGGAAAATAGTACTCTTATACAAcaatttttattgatttaatcCTCTGTGCTTTAaaaattatgtattatttttatatttcatgaatattttaatcACAATTTGCATAGAAGAAAGTTTTGAACCATTATTTCTGTATTCTGTAACGCCTTTGATATTAAGTTACTATTCCAAATTTGGAAtacatattttagtttttacatcTTCTTCTGTTTCAGGCTCcggtctctctcctcctgtcctgaCAGTCTTCCCTCCGTCCAGTGCTGAGCTCCAGTCCAACAAAGccactctgctctgtctgtccagTCAGTCTGTGCCTTTTGCAGAAGTGACCTGGTCGGTTGGTGGGTGTCCAGTGAGCAGTGGGATCTCTACCAGCACCGCTGTTCACCAACCAGACCACACTTTCCAAATCAGCAGCTATCTGGACATCCAGACGTCAGACTGGAACATGGAGAAGCTTTACACATGTAAAGTTTCTTTGGGCtcccagacttcagagaaaaacatcaacaagtCAGCCTGTCCCACTGAACAATAGCAGAGGAGCAGAATGAGCGTTTACAAGCGTTAGAAAAGATGTCTGCATGCTCGTAATAACTGTTGTGACAGTTAGGTGGAGGTGTTGTATCAGCTTTGCATCTTGTTGCATTTATTCAATAATTGTTCAATAAAAAGCATTGTGCCCAATACAAGTCTGTATTCATTTGTATTCACAACAGTTAAACCAATGATATTTTGACTGCAATAACTTTACCAACACCTGATTCTGATGCAATGTTTCTCTCTAACAACGGCCGGAAATATATATTAGATATACATATTTCTAGATTGAtattcctttttccttttcagttttattttgctcACATAATTGAAAATGTCTAATATGGCATTTTGGCATATGGCATAACAAAATTTTTAAATAATAGTTGCAGTAAAATGACATAACATGAGCAGCAACTGAAACTGAATTGTCATCCTCCATCAGTGAAGCATCACCTCTCtactcctccccctcttccttaCCAGGATGTACCTGCAGGCCTCGTCTTCTTAATTATAGCCCCATATAAATGAATTGGTCAAGTGTAAGCCCTctttaaaataattgtttaatttaattcgTAATTCATctagagacacaaaaacatggGCAGAAAATTAAGTATAACATACAACAAGGTGGTTGCTGCAGTTGAGTGCGGGTTCTCTAATTTGAAATCTCAATAAAAAGGTCATTAGTGTTTTTCAGAGA
This region includes:
- the LOC130185000 gene encoding immunoglobulin lambda-1 light chain-like, whose translation is MLGTLCTLITALTCVSGVTVVTQKPPVVTLKKGEIATMDCNLGTVTLSPARWYKQIPGGVPQFVLAYYHSWWFVNHGAGFFSPKHTSYYENESSYRMIITNVGEGDSAVYYCKTWDGSVNEWVFGRGTKLIVAGSGLSPPVLTVFPPSSAELQSNKATLLCLSSQSVPFAEVTWSVGGCPVSSGISTSTAVHQPDHTFQISSYLDIQTSDWNMEKLYTCKVSLGSQTSEKNINKSACPTEQ